From Mycolicibacterium nivoides, a single genomic window includes:
- a CDS encoding LLM class F420-dependent oxidoreductase translates to MRVGVVFPQTELGGDPGAVRAYGQRVEELGFTHILAYDHVVGADPAVHRDWAGPYDLYTTFHEPMVMFGYLAAVTSLELVTGVIILPQRQAVLVAKQAAEVDLLTGGRLRLGVGLGWNAVEYEALGEDFGNRGKRSEEQVELMRRLWTESSVTFEGRYHRVTGAGLAPLPVQRPIPVWFGAASARALERAGRLGDGWFPMVGPGPELEDARARVERAAVAAERDPSTIGMEGRVGWAGDPDKAAADIAAWAEAGATHVTVNTMGAGLRTVDEHLAALQSVARTQ, encoded by the coding sequence ATGCGCGTAGGTGTGGTGTTTCCGCAGACGGAACTCGGCGGAGATCCGGGAGCCGTGCGCGCCTACGGCCAGCGTGTCGAAGAGCTGGGGTTCACCCACATCCTGGCCTACGACCACGTCGTCGGCGCGGATCCGGCCGTCCACCGGGACTGGGCGGGGCCCTACGACCTGTACACCACGTTCCACGAGCCCATGGTCATGTTCGGTTATCTGGCCGCGGTGACCTCGCTGGAACTGGTGACCGGGGTGATCATCCTGCCGCAGCGCCAGGCCGTGCTGGTGGCCAAACAGGCGGCCGAGGTCGACCTGCTCACCGGCGGGCGGCTGCGCCTGGGCGTCGGGCTGGGCTGGAATGCGGTCGAGTACGAGGCGCTCGGCGAAGACTTCGGGAACCGCGGCAAGCGGTCGGAGGAGCAGGTCGAGCTGATGCGCCGGCTGTGGACCGAATCGTCGGTGACATTCGAGGGCCGCTACCACCGGGTGACCGGTGCCGGCCTGGCACCGCTGCCGGTGCAGCGCCCGATCCCGGTGTGGTTCGGAGCGGCCTCCGCGCGGGCGCTGGAGCGCGCCGGCCGGCTGGGCGACGGTTGGTTCCCGATGGTGGGGCCCGGTCCGGAGCTTGAGGACGCCCGTGCGCGGGTCGAGCGCGCGGCCGTGGCCGCCGAGCGCGATCCGTCCACCATCGGTATGGAGGGCCGGGTGGGCTGGGCCGGCGATCCGGACAAGGCCGCGGCCGACATCGCCGCGTGGGCCGAGGCCGGGGCCACCCACGTCACGGTGAACACCATGGGCGCCGGACTGCGCACAGTCGACGAGCATCTGGCCGCGCTGCAGAGCGTGGCTCGGACACAGTGA
- a CDS encoding glutathionylspermidine synthase family protein has product MRRQRSSPRAGWEQIVADQGMCYGTPARDATGADRPYWDESVHYVFDMDEVLSIEASVEVLHSMCLEAVENVVLTGRYRDFGLPEWSWEHIEKSWRRSDPHLYGRFDLRYDGRRPPVLLEYNADTPTTLLEAAILQWHWKTDVYPEDDQWNSLHEKLVARWGEIRDRLPGAETYFTWSGAELSGEDHVTVAYLQECAAEAGLNTVGLAIEDIGFDADLDRFVDLAEAPMDSIFKLYPWEWMLDDDFGRRAVEQMPATMWVEPLWKTLLSNKAILAVLWEMYPGHPNLLPAYVDDPHELTEYVRKPKLGREGANITIVGPGYETETGGVYGEEGYVYQLLDPLPQFDDMRPALGAWIVGDESAGLGIRETSGLVTDNGAAFVPHRIPQ; this is encoded by the coding sequence ATGCGCCGTCAACGTAGTTCCCCGCGAGCCGGCTGGGAACAGATCGTCGCTGACCAGGGGATGTGCTACGGGACCCCGGCGCGCGATGCGACCGGTGCCGACCGCCCGTACTGGGACGAGTCGGTGCACTACGTCTTCGACATGGACGAGGTGCTGTCGATCGAGGCCTCCGTCGAGGTGCTGCACTCGATGTGCCTGGAGGCCGTCGAGAACGTCGTACTGACCGGGCGCTACCGCGACTTCGGGCTTCCCGAATGGAGCTGGGAGCACATCGAGAAGTCCTGGCGGCGCAGTGATCCGCACCTGTACGGCCGTTTCGATCTTCGCTACGACGGCCGCCGGCCGCCGGTGCTGCTGGAGTACAACGCCGACACCCCGACCACACTGCTGGAGGCGGCGATCCTGCAGTGGCACTGGAAGACGGACGTCTATCCGGAGGATGATCAGTGGAACTCGTTGCACGAGAAGCTGGTTGCCCGTTGGGGTGAGATCCGCGACCGCCTGCCGGGGGCCGAGACATACTTCACCTGGTCGGGCGCCGAGCTCAGCGGCGAGGATCACGTGACGGTCGCCTACCTGCAGGAATGTGCGGCCGAGGCCGGCCTGAACACCGTGGGCCTGGCGATCGAGGACATCGGGTTCGACGCTGACCTCGACCGGTTTGTCGACCTCGCGGAAGCGCCCATGGACTCGATCTTCAAGCTCTATCCCTGGGAGTGGATGCTCGACGACGATTTCGGTCGCAGGGCGGTCGAGCAGATGCCCGCCACGATGTGGGTGGAGCCGCTGTGGAAGACGCTGTTGAGTAACAAGGCGATCCTGGCGGTGCTGTGGGAGATGTATCCCGGGCACCCGAACCTGTTGCCCGCCTACGTCGATGACCCGCACGAGCTGACCGAGTACGTGCGCAAGCCCAAACTGGGGCGTGAGGGTGCCAACATCACCATCGTCGGTCCCGGGTACGAGACCGAGACCGGCGGCGTGTACGGCGAAGAGGGCTACGTGTACCAGTTGCTCGATCCGCTACCGCAATTCGACGACATGCGCCCCGCGTTGGGCGCGTGGATCGTCGGCGACGAATCCGCCGGACTCGGGATCCGCGAGACCTCCGGTCTCGTCACCGACAACGGCGCTGCCTTTGTGCCACACCGCAT
- the rpsB gene encoding 30S ribosomal protein S2, with protein sequence MAVVTMKQLLDSGAHFGHQTRRWNPKMKRFIFTDRNGIYIIDLQQTLTYIDKAYEFVKETVAHGGTVLFVGTKKQAQESIAEEATRVGMPYVNQRWLGGMLTNFSTVHKRLQRLKELEAMEQTGGFEGRTKKEILMLTREKNKLERSLGGIRDMQKVPSAIWVVDTNKEHLAVNEAIKLGIPVIAILDTNCDPDQVNYPIPGNDDAIRSAALLTKVVASAVAEGLQARAGQGAGEKQDTEGAEPLAEWEQELLAGATAGTAEGEAAAAPETSTDAS encoded by the coding sequence ATGGCTGTTGTAACCATGAAGCAGCTGCTTGACAGCGGCGCTCACTTCGGGCATCAGACCCGTCGCTGGAACCCCAAGATGAAGCGGTTCATCTTCACCGACCGCAACGGCATCTACATCATCGATCTGCAGCAGACGCTGACCTACATCGACAAGGCCTACGAGTTCGTCAAGGAGACGGTGGCCCACGGCGGCACCGTCCTGTTCGTCGGCACCAAGAAGCAGGCGCAGGAGTCCATCGCCGAAGAGGCCACCCGCGTCGGCATGCCCTACGTGAACCAGCGCTGGCTGGGCGGCATGCTCACCAACTTCTCCACCGTGCACAAGCGCCTGCAGCGCCTCAAGGAGCTTGAGGCCATGGAGCAGACCGGTGGCTTCGAGGGTCGCACCAAGAAGGAAATCCTCATGCTCACGCGTGAGAAGAACAAGCTTGAGCGCAGCCTCGGCGGTATCCGGGACATGCAGAAGGTGCCCTCGGCCATCTGGGTCGTCGACACCAACAAGGAGCACCTGGCGGTCAACGAGGCCATCAAGCTGGGTATCCCGGTCATCGCGATCCTGGACACCAACTGCGATCCCGACCAGGTCAACTACCCGATCCCGGGTAACGACGATGCCATCCGTTCGGCTGCCCTGCTGACCAAGGTCGTCGCCTCCGCGGTGGCCGAGGGCCTGCAGGCTCGCGCCGGCCAGGGTGCCGGTGAGAAGCAGGACACCGAGGGCGCTGAGCCGCTCGCCGAGTGGGAGCAGGAGCTGCTCGCCGGTGCGACCGCCGGAACCGCCGAGGGCGAGGCCGCTGCTGCACCCGAAACATCCACTGACGCTTCGTAA
- a CDS encoding FtsX-like permease family protein: METVASIPPSQASTARRSPEIATTAVRTGGTFGCLIRFALANIRRRPERFVLSVLGIALAIACVTVVRTISASFAITGADSVTDVLGDAQLWVVPAAGVHYDNEARALVADGPPPAFDLPDGWHGRMTISGVTVIDGAAVSLRGGDEIPSGQAVLGSGLAGRLGVASGDVIDVGALPLTAKVSGPGESMTVAPALARLLVGDNGWWTINAPPGDEHRHDLAQTFGAVVGLPFTTDPSVQPEPGGHGLIYDTVGGSGPLSFEQKFSALFSGQVTGSTLGLISTIGLALGFVIAVSSFLAAVAERKREFGIMSSIGLADEVLYFFLVESGIVFVAAYAVGVLGAGVAVALVIPEIATLAAWAQAAGMVAAFLPAMAIVGALVPVHRLLQQRPVDLLGAR, from the coding sequence GTGGAGACCGTAGCTTCGATACCGCCGTCTCAAGCATCCACAGCCCGTCGATCGCCGGAGATCGCGACTACTGCGGTGCGGACCGGGGGCACCTTCGGGTGCCTGATTCGATTCGCACTGGCGAACATTCGTCGCCGGCCCGAACGGTTCGTGTTGTCGGTGCTCGGGATCGCGCTGGCGATCGCCTGCGTCACCGTGGTGCGCACCATCTCAGCGAGTTTTGCGATCACCGGGGCTGATTCGGTCACCGATGTACTGGGGGATGCCCAGCTGTGGGTGGTACCGGCCGCCGGGGTGCACTATGACAACGAGGCCCGCGCCCTGGTTGCCGATGGGCCGCCGCCGGCGTTCGACCTGCCCGACGGCTGGCACGGCCGGATGACGATCTCCGGGGTGACGGTGATCGACGGCGCCGCGGTTTCGCTACGCGGTGGTGATGAAATACCCTCTGGTCAAGCAGTTTTGGGATCCGGTCTGGCTGGTCGGTTGGGGGTCGCGTCCGGAGACGTGATCGACGTGGGGGCTCTGCCGCTCACCGCGAAGGTCTCCGGGCCAGGGGAGTCGATGACCGTGGCACCTGCGTTGGCGCGGTTGCTGGTCGGCGACAACGGCTGGTGGACGATCAACGCGCCGCCGGGCGATGAACACCGCCACGACCTGGCGCAGACATTCGGCGCCGTGGTCGGGCTGCCGTTCACGACCGATCCGTCTGTGCAGCCGGAACCCGGTGGTCATGGCCTGATCTATGACACAGTCGGCGGATCTGGTCCACTGAGCTTCGAGCAGAAGTTCTCGGCGCTGTTCTCGGGGCAGGTCACCGGCTCGACCTTGGGCCTGATCTCCACCATCGGGCTCGCTCTGGGATTCGTCATCGCGGTCTCGTCCTTCCTGGCCGCGGTCGCCGAACGCAAGCGTGAGTTCGGGATCATGAGCAGCATCGGACTGGCCGACGAGGTGCTGTACTTCTTCCTGGTCGAGTCGGGGATCGTCTTCGTGGCGGCCTACGCGGTCGGTGTGCTCGGCGCGGGAGTCGCTGTGGCACTGGTGATTCCGGAGATCGCCACACTGGCCGCTTGGGCCCAGGCGGCCGGAATGGTGGCTGCGTTCCTGCCCGCGATGGCAATCGTCGGCGCCCTGGTGCCCGTGCACCGGCTCCTGCAGCAACGTCCGGTCGATCTTCTGGGGGCAAGGTGA
- a CDS encoding primary-amine oxidase encodes MTMDSTLVPAESTDATSRYPLDPLTGAEIEAAAAVITESDYATPTLKFVMIQLAEPAKTAALSFVDATEVPRQAFVTMYDGAAKLIYEAVVDLDARVIDSWTPIPGRFPSYLVEHMTGVEEKVREDPRWQEAMRKRGVTDFSLAMIDPWPAGYYGAQDHYENSPLICRPLTFMRAAPSENGYARPVEGLIVTFDLDNMEIIDIEDHGTVPLPSKGGNYSGQFMFTPDNRPAFTQFRDDVKTIDITQPHGPSFTVDGWNVTWQKWSMRVGFNPREGLVLHEVTYTDRGEVRPIMYRAALSEMVVPYGDSSPTHWNKNVFDMGEVGMGFSANPLTLGCDCLGEIFYFDGTVNDSSGNAVTIPNAICMHEEDYGISWKHTDFRTGEVEVRRSRRLVISMICTVGNYEYGFFWYFYNDASIEMEVKLTGVLTTGAVPDGETPRWGKMVAPGMYGPNHQHFFNFRMDMSIDGPGNSVYEVDSIPEPDPELNPHHNAWITRDTLVASESEGARDWEYSTGRYWKVVNPSKLNEFGAPVGYKLMPKDIVPVMVQEGSVIYDRARFVQHNLWVTRYDPRELYAAGDYMYQSADAQGLPEYVADDAPLTDTDVVLWYTVGAHHVVCPEDWPVMPCHYTGFKLKPVGFFDGNPALDVPPSPPAACHHH; translated from the coding sequence ATGACCATGGACAGCACCCTGGTGCCGGCCGAGTCGACCGACGCCACCAGCCGCTATCCGCTCGATCCGTTGACCGGTGCCGAGATCGAGGCGGCCGCGGCCGTCATCACCGAATCGGACTACGCCACACCGACGTTGAAATTCGTCATGATCCAGCTGGCCGAGCCGGCCAAGACCGCCGCGCTGTCCTTCGTGGACGCGACCGAGGTGCCGCGTCAGGCGTTCGTGACGATGTACGACGGTGCCGCCAAGCTGATCTATGAGGCTGTCGTCGACCTCGACGCGAGGGTGATCGACTCGTGGACCCCGATTCCCGGCCGGTTCCCGTCCTATCTCGTCGAACACATGACAGGGGTGGAGGAGAAGGTGCGGGAGGACCCGCGATGGCAGGAGGCCATGCGCAAGCGGGGTGTCACCGATTTCAGCCTGGCGATGATCGACCCGTGGCCGGCCGGCTACTACGGCGCGCAGGACCACTACGAGAACTCGCCGCTGATCTGCCGGCCGCTGACCTTCATGCGCGCGGCACCGTCGGAGAATGGCTACGCGCGGCCCGTCGAGGGCCTGATCGTCACGTTCGATCTGGACAACATGGAGATCATCGACATCGAGGACCATGGCACGGTCCCGTTACCGTCCAAGGGCGGCAACTACTCCGGGCAGTTCATGTTCACGCCCGACAACCGGCCCGCGTTCACGCAGTTCCGTGACGACGTCAAGACCATCGACATCACCCAACCCCACGGGCCCAGTTTCACCGTCGACGGATGGAACGTCACCTGGCAGAAATGGTCGATGCGGGTCGGGTTCAACCCCCGCGAGGGCCTGGTGCTGCATGAGGTGACCTACACCGACCGTGGCGAGGTCCGGCCCATCATGTACCGCGCCGCACTGTCGGAAATGGTGGTCCCATACGGTGATTCGTCGCCGACGCACTGGAACAAGAACGTCTTCGACATGGGTGAGGTCGGGATGGGCTTCTCGGCCAACCCGTTGACCCTTGGCTGTGACTGTCTCGGTGAGATCTTCTACTTCGACGGTACGGTCAACGACTCCAGCGGCAACGCCGTCACCATCCCCAACGCGATCTGCATGCACGAGGAGGACTACGGGATCTCCTGGAAGCACACCGATTTCCGCACCGGGGAGGTCGAGGTTCGGCGGTCCCGGCGGTTGGTGATCTCGATGATCTGCACCGTCGGCAACTACGAGTACGGCTTCTTCTGGTACTTCTACAACGATGCGTCCATCGAGATGGAGGTCAAACTAACCGGGGTGCTGACCACCGGTGCGGTTCCCGACGGCGAGACCCCGCGCTGGGGCAAGATGGTGGCGCCCGGGATGTACGGCCCGAACCATCAGCACTTCTTCAACTTCCGCATGGACATGAGCATCGACGGCCCGGGAAACAGTGTGTACGAGGTGGATTCGATCCCCGAGCCGGACCCGGAACTGAACCCGCACCACAACGCCTGGATCACCCGGGACACCCTGGTGGCCTCGGAGTCCGAGGGGGCCCGGGACTGGGAGTACTCGACCGGCCGGTACTGGAAGGTGGTCAACCCCTCCAAGCTCAACGAGTTCGGCGCGCCGGTCGGCTACAAGTTGATGCCCAAGGACATCGTCCCGGTCATGGTGCAGGAGGGGTCGGTGATCTATGACCGGGCCCGGTTCGTCCAGCACAACCTGTGGGTCACCCGCTACGACCCGAGGGAGCTCTACGCCGCGGGGGATTACATGTATCAATCCGCGGATGCCCAGGGCCTGCCGGAATATGTCGCCGACGACGCGCCGCTGACGGACACCGACGTCGTGCTCTGGTACACCGTGGGTGCCCACCATGTGGTGTGCCCGGAGGACTGGCCGGTGATGCCGTGCCACTACACCGGCTTCAAGCTCAAACCGGTGGGATTCTTCGACGGCAACCCGGCACTGGATGTTCCGCCCTCACCGCCGGCGGCGTGCCACCACCACTGA
- a CDS encoding FtsX-like permease family protein → MNRKGLAYGWLAARRRLREMVLPVVTTATGSFLVVLVFGMSAGIRAQSATLGHAEEINRAVILIAVTVLLVGVVEVAVATTRTVAHRTRELGVLGANGIPRGPVIAALLVEPVVAAVLGSLLGAVCAGVTGVVVALLGLAPTGVSYAGLVVGAAIAVGVSVAAAVATSFVPTFNAASRPPIRSLTAGG, encoded by the coding sequence GTGAATCGCAAGGGTCTGGCCTACGGCTGGTTGGCGGCGCGTCGGCGTCTCCGCGAGATGGTGCTGCCCGTGGTGACCACTGCCACCGGGTCCTTTCTGGTGGTGCTGGTGTTCGGGATGTCTGCGGGGATTCGCGCGCAGTCAGCGACACTCGGGCACGCCGAGGAGATCAACCGGGCGGTGATCCTGATCGCGGTCACCGTGCTGCTCGTCGGAGTGGTCGAAGTCGCGGTGGCCACCACCCGCACCGTGGCGCACCGTACCCGTGAACTCGGCGTGCTCGGAGCCAACGGCATACCCCGCGGCCCCGTCATCGCGGCTCTCCTCGTCGAACCGGTGGTGGCTGCTGTGCTGGGCTCACTGCTGGGTGCGGTCTGCGCAGGTGTCACCGGTGTGGTGGTGGCACTGCTGGGTCTGGCGCCCACCGGGGTGTCGTACGCCGGGTTGGTGGTCGGCGCGGCGATCGCCGTCGGGGTCAGCGTCGCGGCTGCGGTCGCGACGAGTTTCGTGCCCACCTTCAACGCCGCATCACGTCCACCCATTCGATCCCTGACCGCGGGAGGTTAG
- the tsf gene encoding translation elongation factor Ts, whose protein sequence is MANYTAADVKRLRELTGAGMLDSKNALVEAGGDFDKAVELLRIKGAKDVGKRAERATAEGLVAAKDGALIELNSETDFVAKNAEFQELADQVVAAAAAAKAGDVDALKAAKVGDTTVEQSIADLSAKIGEKLELRRAAYFDGTVETYLHKRAADLPPAVGVLVEYQAGDAEKGKEAAHAVALQIAALKAKYLTREDVPEDIVANERRIAEETAKEEGKPEQALPKIVEGRVTGYYKDVVLLDQPSVSDNKKTVKALLDEAGVTVTRFVRFEVGQA, encoded by the coding sequence ATGGCTAACTACACCGCTGCCGACGTCAAGCGACTGCGGGAGCTGACTGGCGCCGGCATGCTCGACTCGAAGAACGCCCTGGTCGAGGCCGGCGGCGACTTCGACAAGGCTGTCGAACTGCTTCGTATCAAGGGCGCCAAGGACGTCGGCAAGCGCGCTGAGCGCGCCACTGCCGAGGGTCTGGTCGCGGCCAAGGACGGCGCGCTGATCGAGCTGAACTCCGAGACCGACTTCGTCGCCAAGAACGCCGAATTCCAGGAGCTGGCCGACCAGGTCGTCGCGGCGGCTGCCGCTGCGAAGGCCGGCGACGTGGATGCCCTCAAGGCCGCCAAGGTCGGGGACACCACCGTGGAGCAGTCCATCGCGGACCTCAGCGCCAAGATCGGTGAGAAGCTCGAGCTGCGTCGGGCCGCCTACTTCGACGGCACGGTCGAGACCTACCTGCACAAGCGTGCCGCGGACCTGCCGCCGGCCGTCGGTGTGTTGGTCGAGTACCAGGCCGGCGACGCGGAGAAGGGCAAGGAGGCCGCGCACGCGGTCGCCCTGCAGATCGCCGCGCTCAAGGCCAAGTACCTCACCCGCGAGGACGTGCCCGAGGACATCGTCGCCAACGAGCGTCGTATCGCCGAGGAGACCGCGAAGGAAGAGGGCAAGCCCGAACAGGCTCTGCCCAAGATCGTCGAAGGTCGCGTCACGGGCTACTACAAGGACGTCGTGCTGCTGGACCAGCCGTCGGTGTCTGACAACAAGAAGACCGTCAAGGCGCTGCTGGACGAGGCCGGCGTCACCGTGACCCGCTTCGTGCGGTTCGAGGTCGGTCAGGCCTAA
- a CDS encoding APC family permease: protein MTQELEAAAPSERDKLMTTELVPEQILPKVMSTFGLTAAYVFIICWITGSSVMATGGWTAIPMWVLGILTFLVPAGMAVVELGNLWPGQGGVYIWATRTMGETWGFIGGYLSWVPVILNAASSPAVVLSFLLLAFHTELGVMTSVILQLVILWTVVGLALAKLSANQRIMNVVFVVFGILALTIFVSGVLFAVKHGSATPFSWSEATIPNFAVSGFLYGTVLLYLLGVETPYNMGAEFLSVRKSGPRMILWGSTALVAIYLLTTLGTMMALPTAEIDAVTGVIGMLDVAGFPGLMEICAVVLALIIVVALMTYQVAYSRLIFVSGLERHLPRIFTHLNPRTRNPVSAILIQGVISSLILVGLYSQSSLVNTTIFLQGGLSTVWLLSGFFFLIPVVIARKKYADRYENETFWRIPGGMVGVWITVIVGTLGTIGGVYYSFAKSWLTSAGVGDAEWMKWVGSISVGMFALGLVVYVFGRRSAHKVSQEDALAHLAVFDLTADDSTATKEDSPR from the coding sequence ATGACTCAAGAACTGGAGGCCGCGGCGCCGTCAGAGCGTGACAAGCTGATGACGACCGAGCTGGTCCCCGAACAGATCCTGCCCAAGGTGATGAGCACCTTCGGCCTGACCGCGGCCTATGTCTTCATCATCTGTTGGATCACCGGCTCCTCGGTGATGGCGACAGGTGGATGGACCGCCATCCCCATGTGGGTGCTGGGCATCCTCACCTTCCTGGTCCCTGCCGGCATGGCCGTGGTGGAACTGGGCAACCTGTGGCCCGGGCAGGGCGGTGTCTACATCTGGGCCACCCGGACGATGGGGGAGACCTGGGGATTCATCGGCGGGTACCTGTCGTGGGTGCCGGTGATCCTCAATGCCGCGTCATCGCCCGCGGTGGTCCTCTCATTCCTGTTGCTGGCCTTCCACACCGAACTCGGCGTGATGACGAGCGTCATCCTGCAACTGGTCATCCTGTGGACGGTTGTCGGCTTGGCACTGGCGAAGCTCTCCGCCAACCAGCGGATAATGAACGTCGTCTTCGTGGTGTTCGGCATCCTCGCGCTGACGATCTTCGTCTCGGGCGTGCTCTTCGCGGTGAAGCATGGTTCGGCAACGCCGTTCAGCTGGTCCGAGGCGACGATTCCCAACTTCGCGGTGTCGGGCTTCCTGTACGGCACTGTGCTGCTCTATCTGCTCGGTGTGGAGACGCCGTACAACATGGGTGCGGAGTTCTTGTCGGTGCGCAAGAGCGGCCCGCGAATGATCTTGTGGGGTTCGACGGCGCTGGTCGCCATCTACCTGCTGACGACGCTGGGCACGATGATGGCGTTGCCCACCGCGGAGATCGACGCCGTGACGGGTGTCATCGGCATGCTGGACGTCGCGGGGTTCCCGGGGCTGATGGAGATCTGCGCAGTCGTGCTCGCCTTGATCATCGTCGTCGCGTTGATGACGTATCAGGTGGCCTACTCACGATTGATCTTCGTCTCCGGGCTGGAGCGGCACCTGCCGCGCATCTTCACCCACCTCAACCCGCGCACCCGTAATCCGGTGTCCGCCATCCTGATCCAGGGGGTCATCTCGTCGCTGATCCTGGTCGGCCTGTACTCGCAGAGCAGCCTGGTCAACACGACGATCTTCCTCCAGGGCGGCCTGTCGACCGTGTGGCTGCTGTCCGGTTTCTTCTTCCTGATCCCGGTCGTCATCGCCCGCAAGAAGTACGCGGATCGCTATGAGAACGAGACGTTCTGGCGCATCCCCGGCGGCATGGTCGGCGTCTGGATCACCGTGATCGTCGGCACCCTCGGCACCATCGGCGGCGTCTATTACTCGTTCGCGAAATCTTGGCTCACCAGTGCCGGGGTCGGGGATGCCGAGTGGATGAAGTGGGTCGGCAGCATCAGTGTCGGGATGTTCGCACTCGGGCTGGTGGTCTACGTCTTCGGCCGCCGCTCGGCGCACAAGGTCTCGCAGGAAGATGCCCTGGCCCATCTCGCGGTGTTCGACCTCACCGCCGACGACTCGACCGCAACCAAGGAGGATTCCCCCAGATGA
- a CDS encoding amidase, with protein MTSGQRAARNVPTRVSAFGDDALGEHDAVGLVAELRAGRVSAADLIEAAVARVEAVNPTLNGLAFEAFDRAHARGAAPSAFGGFFDGVPTFVKDNVAVEGMPTMSGTDAWEPRPEPANGDFARAYLATGLVPLGKTRLSEFGFSASCEHPRLGPVRNPWNPLHTAGASSSGSGAFVAAGVVPISHANDGGGSIRIPAACNGLVGLKPTRGRLPQDKSMRMMPLRIVSDGVLTRSVRDTAALYREMEKVYRSPKLPPIGDVSRPGKQRLRIAVCTQSVVHDAGPEMTELTHKTAALLEELGHQITVIGNPVQARFKDDFLLYWAFLAYALVRGGKRSFGQSFDRDKLDNLTLGLERHASRNLHRLPTAIARLARSRRVTERLSNSYDAVLMPTLAEPTLEIGRLDPTADYEQIIDRLLGWVAFTPLQNATGDPAISLPLAQTDAGLPVGMMLSATRGREALLLELAYELEEARPWARIQDPAPAAPRKRVRKAVK; from the coding sequence GTGACCAGCGGCCAGCGCGCAGCGCGAAATGTCCCGACCCGTGTTAGTGCATTTGGCGATGACGCCCTCGGCGAGCACGATGCCGTCGGCCTGGTGGCGGAACTGCGGGCCGGCCGGGTATCTGCCGCCGATCTCATCGAAGCCGCCGTCGCGCGGGTGGAGGCGGTCAATCCCACCCTCAACGGACTGGCGTTCGAGGCCTTCGACCGGGCCCATGCCCGCGGCGCCGCACCCAGCGCCTTCGGCGGGTTCTTCGACGGCGTCCCGACTTTCGTCAAGGACAACGTCGCCGTCGAGGGCATGCCGACCATGAGTGGCACGGATGCCTGGGAACCTCGGCCCGAACCGGCCAACGGTGACTTCGCCCGGGCGTATCTCGCCACCGGCCTGGTTCCGCTGGGCAAGACCCGGCTCTCGGAATTCGGTTTCAGCGCCTCGTGCGAGCATCCTCGGCTGGGCCCGGTGCGCAACCCGTGGAACCCGCTGCACACCGCGGGTGCTTCCTCATCGGGTTCGGGTGCCTTCGTCGCGGCGGGCGTCGTACCCATCTCGCACGCCAACGACGGGGGCGGCTCGATCCGCATCCCCGCCGCCTGCAACGGGCTGGTCGGCCTCAAACCGACCCGGGGCCGGCTGCCGCAGGACAAGAGCATGCGGATGATGCCGCTGAGGATCGTGTCCGACGGTGTGCTCACCCGCTCGGTACGTGACACCGCTGCGCTCTACCGCGAGATGGAGAAGGTCTACCGCAGTCCCAAACTTCCACCGATCGGCGATGTCAGCCGTCCGGGAAAGCAACGGCTGCGCATCGCGGTGTGCACGCAATCCGTTGTGCACGACGCCGGCCCGGAGATGACTGAGCTGACGCACAAGACCGCCGCGCTGCTCGAGGAACTCGGCCACCAGATCACCGTGATCGGCAACCCGGTCCAAGCGCGTTTCAAGGATGACTTCCTGCTGTACTGGGCGTTCTTGGCGTATGCGTTGGTGCGCGGGGGGAAGCGGTCGTTCGGCCAGAGCTTCGATCGAGACAAGCTGGACAATCTCACGCTGGGCCTCGAACGACACGCATCGCGCAATCTGCATCGGCTCCCGACCGCGATTGCGCGGTTGGCCCGGTCGCGGCGGGTCACCGAGCGGCTGTCCAACAGCTATGACGCGGTGCTCATGCCCACCCTGGCCGAGCCCACCCTGGAGATCGGCCGCCTGGACCCGACCGCCGACTACGAGCAGATCATCGACCGGCTGCTGGGCTGGGTGGCGTTCACGCCGCTGCAGAATGCCACGGGGGATCCAGCGATCTCGCTGCCGCTGGCCCAGACTGATGCGGGTCTCCCGGTAGGCATGATGCTGTCGGCGACCCGCGGCCGCGAAGCTTTGTTGCTGGAACTGGCCTACGAGCTCGAGGAGGCCAGGCCCTGGGCGCGCATTCAGGATCCGGCCCCCGCCGCCCCACGCAAACGTGTGCGAAAAGCAGTGAAATAG